The DNA segment CAAGTGCATGGTTCGTATCAAAAACCAGTACAGAATGTCGATGCAAATGCACCACAACCTGCGCCTGCAGTATTCAAAAGTGCCAACATTTTGATTGCCGAAGATGTTCCAATGAATATGCTACTGATCAAGACATTAATCGCTCGATTATATCCCGATGTGACTATTCATGAAGCCCACCATGGTGTCGATGCAGTCAAGCTGATGAAAGAGGTCGAACCGGAGCTGATATTTATGGATGTGCAGATGCCACAGCTGGATGGGCTGGGCGCAACGAAGCAGATACGCGCACTGGAGAAAGAGCGTGGCACCCATGTTCCGATAATTGCCTTGACTGCAGGGGCTTTGCAAGACGAGAAAGACAAATGTATAGCGGCTGGAATGGATGATTTTCTGACCAAGCCATTAGAAAAAAGGCGAATCCAGGATGTTTTAGAGAAGTATCTTGCCAGAAAAAAGGATACGGATCATTTCTGTAAAGAAACGCTACTCGCAAGAACTGCCTCAACCAAACTAACTGATGAATTGATAGAAATTGCGTTGTCAAGTGTAGAAGCCAGGATCGAGAAAATGGGTAACGCCATAAACTCTCACGATACCGCGAGTATCCTGAATCTTGCACATCAACTGAAAGGAACCGCTGCAAATTTAAGCTGCAATCTTCTGGTTGAAATTCTCGATGCCATAGAGCAGATCGCAATTGTGAATAATAATTTGTTCTCGCTCACAGGAAAATTCACAGAACTTCAAAATGAATGGGAAACAGTGAAAGCTATGTTGAAAGAATAACAGATGATGGGAACATCTGATCAATTCTTGATTTCTAAGAGTAACAGGTGTCGACGATTTCGGGGGAATTCCATTGTTACCTGAATCACAACAGTTTGTCCGTTTTTATAAATCTGAACACGCCTGTACTTTCCCGGTAGGCCTCCTACCTTTAGTCTTAAGGTAGGAGGACGCAATGAAAATAATCAATAAAACACGTCTTTTATTGATCGCGCTGGCCTTGTTGTTGATCGGCGCGATTAATGCGCCGGCGCTGGAGTTTAATCCGCAGGCTTTTGATGTCGGGCTGGCAGCGGCCAAGCCCCTGGGTGATTATGCGGACGTTAGTGATTTCGGGATTGGTTTGAATGCCCAGTTGCAGATGGGCGCCGAGGCGATGAGTGGCCTGCAGGTGCTGGCTGATTTGAGCATTCTGTATCAGCTTACTACCGAAGATGATACCGGCATATACGACTTTGCACCCAGTATAGGTCTGGCTTATTACCATGCCCTGAACGATGAGATTGTTCTTGGTGGTCAGATTGGATACGGGATTATTTTGCATCTGGTAACCGGCGACTGGGAAAGCGGGGTCAGCGGCCCGGAACTCTACACCGACCAGGCCCTGTTTGTGGCCGGCGAGGTTGCCTATCGGCTTTCGGACAGTGGTGCTGCCTTTGTACGCCCCCGCTTTACCTTTTTTACCCAAGAAGACACCAACGGCATGATGGTCGGTGCTGACCTGGGTTACCGCTTTATTCTGGGAGGAGAATGATTATGAAAAACAAAATGATAATAGTGCTGTTTATAGCCATAGCTGCCGCCCTGGTAATGGCGGGGTGTAGTAACATGATTATGGATTTGACTGGTGGAGAAGGAGCAGGTGGAGAAGGAGCAGGTGGAGGTGCTGGTTACAATGATACTCACAATCTGAGCATAGGAGATGAAGGGCCAGGTGGTGGGATGGTATTCTATATCAATCCAAATGCCGATGCAGATGGTTGGAAGTATCTGGAAGTGATGCAGAGTAACTTAGAACAGCCAAACAACCAACCGGCTCCTGGATTCCCTGAGTATATGGTCTGGAGTGACGTCTTTGATCAGCTCGTAGGTGGAACCAGTACAGATATTGGGACTGGCATGGCAAATACTAATGCTATCATTGCGCAGGACGGTCATGAATATAGTGCAGCCCAGGTTGCTCGTGAATATCGTGCGGGCGAGGAAGGGGATTGGTATCTGCCCAGTAGAGACGAATTGCAACTGGTTTATGACAATTTGCATGACACGTCACCTCAATTACTCAATCTGACGGGAGGACAGTTCTGGACTTCATCTGAGGTTAGTGCGACTCAAGTCTATGCTATTAATCCGAGCTTTGGTAACCAGGTTCAACACAACAAGAATTATTCGATGGAGGCTATGTTGGCCCGTGCCATCCGCGCTTTCTAATCCAGCATAACTGACCAAAACGCAAAGCCGCCCCGCAGGGGCGGCTTTCTTGCGCAAGGCCGAAGGCCGGAAAGCCCGCAGGCTGGCCAGGCGTGGGCAGGGCGAGCGGCAGTGAGCCCGACTGGCCACGCCGCCCTGGGGCAGCCGAGGACTTGCAGGTCGCAGGCCGACCCCGCCGGTTTGTTGCTGGATGGTGGCGCTGGAGAAACAGCCCGGCGGGGATGCGCCCAGTTGATTTTTCCAGGTGGCCGAGACTGGGTGACGTGGTGAATTGACGATTTATTCGGCTTTTATGGTATACTGTTTTACATGAAAAACTTGCCCATTGGTATCAGTACCTTATCTACCATCCTCGAGAACAACATGGTGTACGTGGACTAGACGGAATATGTCCACAATTTGGTAAGCCAGCCGGGCCGATATTTTCTTTCCCGACCCCGGCGTTTTGGCAAGTCCTTGCTGCTGGACACCTTCAAGAGCTTGTTCGAGGCGGGTACGTCTAGCTTTCTAATGAAGCTTTTTCAGGAGCAGCAGTACTTTCTGCTGGAGTTTGGAGGGGTTCATAAAACGTCTGTTTGCCGGCATCGCCTACCGGAACTACACCAACAACCCCATTAGCCAGTTCGAGGGCTACTATGCCTCGGTAAACTGTACGGTTATTCCCGAGGACATTGATAACCAGGGCCAGGCTGATCTGACAGTGATTCTGGATGACAACGTGTATGTGATGGAGATAAAGGTGGTGGACAAGGCTGTGGAGGCTGGTGAGCAAGCTGCCAACGCTCCAGCCCAGACCAACTCCGCCCTGGAGCAGATAATCGCCCGCGACTACGTCGCCAAGTACCGGGGGCAGCCGGGTCGGCAGGTTTTTGAGCTGGGGCTGGTGTTTGGTAAGGCCGAGAAGACCCTGGTTCAGTTTGCCTGGCGACAGGTTTCCCGAGAATCAAGACCATAGACCTGCCATGGTAATTTAGAACTTTGCCGCCGCATATTGGTTTGCGCACTCCTTAAAACCTTGTCCGTTTTTATAAAACCGGACATGACTATGCTTTGCTGCTGGCTTTCCTGCCTTTACTTTTAGGGCAGGAGGCAGAAAAGAAAATGAATAATAAAACACGTCTTTTACTGATTGCGCTGGCCTTGTTGCTGGTAGCAGCGATTAATGCGCCGGCGCTGGAGTTTAATCCGCAGGCTTTTGATGTCGGGCTGGCAGCGGCCAAGCCCCTGGGTGATTATGCGGACGTTAGTGATTTCGGGATTGGTTTGAATGCCCAGTTGCAGATGGGCGCCGAGGCGATGAGTGGCCTGCAGGTGCTGGCTGATTTGAGCATTCTGTATCAGCTTACTACCGAAGATGATACCGGCATATACGACTTTGCACCCAGTATAGGTCTGGCTTATTACCATGCCCTGAACGATGAGATTGTTCTTGGTGGTCAGATTGGATACGGGATTATTTTGCATCTGGTAACCGGCGACTGGGAAAGCGGGGTCAGCGGCCCGGAACTCTACACCGACCAGGCCCTGTTTGTGGCCGGCGAGGTTGCCTATCGGCTTTCGGACAGTGGTGCTGCCTTTGTACGCCCCCGCTTTACCTTTTTTACCCAAGAAGACACCAACGGCATGATGGTCGGTGCTGACCTGGGTTACCGCTTTATTCTGGGAGGAGAGTAAGTATGAAAAACAAAAAGATAATAGTGGTGTTTATAGCCATAGCTGCCGCCCTGGTAATGGCGGGGTGTAGTAACATGATTATGGATTTGACTGGTGGAGAAGGAGCAGGTGGGGAAGGAGCAGGTGGAGAATCATAT comes from the Spirochaeta africana DSM 8902 genome and includes:
- a CDS encoding DUF1566 domain-containing protein, translated to MKNKMIIVLFIAIAAALVMAGCSNMIMDLTGGEGAGGEGAGGGAGYNDTHNLSIGDEGPGGGMVFYINPNADADGWKYLEVMQSNLEQPNNQPAPGFPEYMVWSDVFDQLVGGTSTDIGTGMANTNAIIAQDGHEYSAAQVAREYRAGEEGDWYLPSRDELQLVYDNLHDTSPQLLNLTGGQFWTSSEVSATQVYAINPSFGNQVQHNKNYSMEAMLARAIRAF
- a CDS encoding AAA family ATPase, translated to MVSQPGRYFLSRPRRFGKSLLLDTFKSLFEAGTSSFLMKLFQEQQYFLLEFGGVHKTSVCRHRLPELHQQPH
- a CDS encoding PD-(D/E)XK nuclease domain-containing protein; this encodes MEGFIKRLFAGIAYRNYTNNPISQFEGYYASVNCTVIPEDIDNQGQADLTVILDDNVYVMEIKVVDKAVEAGEQAANAPAQTNSALEQIIARDYVAKYRGQPGRQVFELGLVFGKAEKTLVQFAWRQVSRESRP